Proteins encoded by one window of Candidatus Scalindua japonica:
- a CDS encoding IS91 family transposase translates to MISLSSIIETFIADFITLYHGSILPSQFKALAAMKDCRTTQSRVMLVQCNDCEKQVFVPHSCGNRNCPHCQSHECQQWLERQLKKEVPADYFMLTFTIPKELRSLAWQHQRLLYSIMIQCCWETVKTFVQNDSVLQGNAGAITVLHTHSRSLDYHPHIHLVMPAGAINQKKKLWSFKKSEGKTRYLFNHKALAKVFRAKMLDAVNKAALTLPVNYPKTWVVDCKFVGNGEKALVYLGRYLYKGVIQEKDIITCKDGQVTFRYQDSKSKKMLTRTLPGPQFLRLILQHVLPKGFRRTRNFGFLHPNSKRLIALLQYLTGINPNKSSAWFRERPKLTCKCCGGIMKIIKTMIPPSHKSRSFPYKLTKEEAVLVM, encoded by the coding sequence ATGATATCTCTCTCCTCTATAATTGAGACCTTCATTGCTGACTTTATCACTCTTTATCATGGTTCGATCCTGCCAAGTCAATTCAAAGCCCTGGCAGCCATGAAGGATTGTCGCACTACGCAAAGCCGCGTCATGCTGGTCCAATGTAATGACTGTGAAAAACAGGTTTTTGTACCGCACTCCTGCGGTAACCGCAATTGTCCTCATTGTCAGAGTCATGAGTGTCAGCAGTGGTTGGAGCGTCAACTGAAAAAAGAAGTGCCTGCTGACTATTTTATGCTCACCTTTACTATACCCAAAGAGCTTCGATCATTAGCATGGCAGCATCAACGCTTGCTTTACTCGATAATGATACAGTGTTGTTGGGAAACCGTAAAAACCTTTGTCCAAAATGACAGCGTATTACAAGGAAACGCTGGAGCCATCACTGTTTTGCACACCCACTCTCGCTCTCTCGATTACCACCCGCATATCCATCTGGTAATGCCAGCCGGGGCCATCAATCAGAAGAAAAAGCTTTGGAGCTTCAAAAAAAGCGAAGGAAAGACGCGGTACCTTTTCAATCACAAAGCGCTGGCTAAAGTGTTTCGAGCAAAAATGCTCGATGCCGTGAACAAAGCGGCTCTTACGCTTCCAGTTAATTATCCCAAAACATGGGTCGTCGATTGCAAATTTGTCGGCAACGGTGAAAAGGCACTGGTCTATCTTGGTCGTTATCTCTACAAAGGGGTCATTCAAGAGAAAGATATTATTACGTGCAAAGATGGTCAGGTGACCTTTCGTTACCAGGATAGTAAGAGCAAAAAAATGCTCACAAGAACACTTCCCGGCCCGCAGTTTCTCAGGTTGATTCTCCAGCATGTTCTACCCAAAGGTTTCAGGCGAACACGGAACTTTGGTTTCCTCCACCCTAATAGCAAACGCTTGATTGCATTGCTTCAGTACCTTACCGGTATCAACCCGAATAAGTCGTCAGCCTGGTTCAGAGAGCGTCCAAAGCTTACGTGCAAATGCTGTGGAGGAATAATGAAGATCATAAAAACGATGATACCTCCATCACACAAATCCAGGTCTTTCCCCTACAAGTTAACAAAAGAGGAGGCTGTTCTGGTTATGTAA
- a CDS encoding site-specific integrase produces the protein MKTLSQSDFNKNYQTHLKHLRLKGLRPKTIEAYSRAIRRIGDYFDNQIHDLSEQQLLDYFSNLLNTHSWSAVKLDLYGLKFFYTHVLHKRWEQVNLIKPPKTQRLPDIVTINEAHQLFQVTRKLSYRPLLLCSLQSWSPPG, from the coding sequence ATGAAAACATTATCTCAATCCGATTTCAACAAAAATTACCAAACGCATCTAAAGCACCTACGCTTGAAAGGACTCCGGCCAAAAACAATCGAGGCTTATTCACGTGCCATCCGACGGATCGGTGATTATTTTGACAATCAGATACACGATCTATCTGAACAGCAACTACTTGACTATTTTTCCAATCTCCTCAATACCCATTCATGGAGCGCAGTCAAATTAGACCTCTACGGACTAAAGTTTTTCTACACTCATGTGCTTCATAAGCGTTGGGAGCAAGTAAATCTTATTAAACCACCCAAAACGCAACGTTTGCCCGATATTGTCACCATTAATGAAGCCCACCAACTTTTCCAGGTGACGAGAAAACTCAGTTACCGACCCCTTCTACTATGTTCTTTACAGTCTTGGTCTCCGCCTGGGTGA
- a CDS encoding class II SORL domain-containing protein gives MSLVTVPLVLKAGEFYDVKITVGEIEHPNENEHFIQWIEFYIGDVYLARFDFAPVMTKPDVTIPLKLGHHGLDSTLRVLSHCNLHGLWEGKFQLKTE, from the coding sequence ATGTCCCTTGTCACGGTACCACTGGTTTTAAAGGCTGGTGAATTTTACGATGTAAAGATTACGGTTGGAGAAATTGAACATCCCAATGAGAATGAACATTTTATACAATGGATTGAATTTTACATAGGAGATGTATATCTGGCGAGATTCGATTTTGCGCCGGTAATGACAAAGCCCGACGTGACAATTCCTCTAAAACTGGGCCATCATGGACTCGATTCGACATTAAGGGTGTTAAGTCACTGCAATCTACACGGTCTGTGGGAAGGTAAGTTTCAGTTAAAGACAGAATAG
- a CDS encoding response regulator has translation MKRKVLVIDDREVIVFLFKRFLSQQGFDVSTVCSYYDAMAKMAIADFDLVLTDIELGEGKTGIDILKEVQRTNPTCPVIFCTGNPDSMDVSEARRMGAYDCIYKPVKLETLSHSINMALRGKTVFDKLLKT, from the coding sequence ATGAAGAGAAAAGTGCTTGTAATTGATGACAGGGAAGTGATTGTATTTTTGTTCAAAAGATTTCTTTCTCAACAAGGATTTGATGTGTCTACGGTGTGTAGTTACTATGATGCAATGGCAAAGATGGCTATTGCAGATTTTGATTTAGTACTTACAGATATTGAACTGGGAGAGGGCAAAACTGGGATTGATATTTTAAAAGAAGTACAACGAACAAATCCAACATGTCCAGTAATTTTTTGCACGGGAAATCCTGATAGTATGGATGTGTCTGAAGCCAGGAGAATGGGTGCTTATGACTGCATTTATAAACCGGTAAAACTGGAAACTTTATCACATAGTATTAACATGGCACTACGTGGTAAGACAGTTTTCGATAAATTGTTAAAAACTTGA
- a CDS encoding response regulator, producing MTKILLVEDNINQCLLYKQELEHEGYKVITANNEKDAFKKMQNQTPDLIITEICMSEMDRIEALGWFFNKHKYIPILLNTAYSNYKDHYMARIADALVFKSSDLTVLKNKIKELLSKGLKMPTWKY from the coding sequence ATGACTAAAATCCTTCTTGTAGAGGACAATATAAATCAATGTCTGCTTTATAAACAGGAATTAGAGCATGAGGGTTATAAGGTTATAACGGCTAACAATGAGAAAGATGCTTTTAAGAAAATGCAGAACCAGACTCCAGACCTGATCATAACGGAGATATGCATGTCTGAGATGGATCGTATTGAGGCATTAGGATGGTTTTTTAATAAACATAAGTATATTCCTATTTTGCTGAATACGGCCTATAGCAATTATAAAGACCATTATATGGCCCGGATTGCCGATGCATTGGTTTTTAAATCTTCAGATTTGACAGTGCTGAAAAATAAGATCAAAGAATTACTTTCGAAGGGATTGAAGATGCCTACGTGGAAATACTAA
- a CDS encoding sigma 54-interacting transcriptional regulator: protein MQKQKKVSGLRKEAEKRLKPDIIPIAKLSEAEVRKLAHELQVHQIELEMQNEELRKAQLLIEESRRKYLDLFDFAPLGYFTIDETGLILESNLTGAAMLGIERSLLINKPIAKFIYSEDQDKYYLYIRTVYDGEKANACELKMVKKDGTVFHVQLECSVVHDAGDNVRQCRTLLTDISKRKQSEIRLSAQHAITRILAESITLEEASSKILQPICEALEWDYGEIWTYDQQQRILRNTETWHIPSSKFSEFKDVTKQITFPPKIGLPGRVRESAEPLWIADVVHDSDFLRASVADKVGLHGAFGFPIIIGSEVLGTICFFNREIRKPNKGLLNMMAAIGRQVGLFIKHKLADNDIQRFKENLEAIFKTIRDGIILLDRELKIVEFNQSARRICGLPDINKARGEKFELLHKSCKGECVATLKETTETKLPAEKIRFECFNAMMSRVLVSVTTYPLLDSNKQFNGCVIVVRDETQLAVLESSLQDRRQFHNIIGKSADIQKVFSLIETLADIPTTVLITGESGTGKRLVAEALHYHGKDSGEKPFVVVSCSSLSDNLLESELFGHVKGSFTGAISDRVGRFEKAEGGTIFLDEIGDISSTMQLRLLRVLEERVFERVGDSKTIKSNVRIIAATNRDLRINVSKGKFREDLYHRLKIVELALPPLRDRREDIPLLVEHFIEKLNLRLNKHVESLSAEVQKIFMNYTWKGNIRELNNTMEYAFITCGNTVITLDNLPSEFNSLRGRDKRRIETGKINDRQQVVQALEKAGWNKSKAARLLGMHRVTLYKVMKKFGIKE, encoded by the coding sequence ATGCAAAAACAGAAAAAGGTATCTGGCCTTCGCAAAGAGGCGGAGAAAAGACTCAAGCCGGATATAATACCAATAGCGAAATTGTCAGAAGCAGAGGTGCGTAAACTGGCACACGAGCTTCAGGTACACCAGATCGAACTGGAGATGCAGAATGAAGAACTCCGCAAAGCCCAGTTACTGATTGAAGAGTCTCGGCGGAAATACTTAGACCTGTTTGACTTTGCCCCGCTTGGATATTTTACAATCGATGAAACAGGGTTGATCCTGGAATCCAATCTAACAGGTGCTGCAATGCTGGGAATCGAACGAAGTTTGTTAATTAACAAACCCATAGCAAAATTCATTTACAGTGAAGATCAAGATAAATACTACCTGTACATTAGAACTGTTTATGATGGGGAAAAAGCTAATGCGTGTGAATTAAAGATGGTTAAAAAAGATGGTACAGTTTTCCATGTACAACTTGAATGCTCTGTAGTGCATGATGCAGGTGATAATGTCAGACAATGCAGAACACTATTAACTGATATATCAAAGCGAAAGCAATCGGAAATACGTCTTAGTGCTCAGCACGCCATAACACGGATATTGGCAGAATCCATCACACTTGAAGAGGCTTCATCAAAAATTCTTCAACCCATATGTGAAGCCCTGGAGTGGGATTATGGTGAAATCTGGACATATGATCAGCAACAACGTATTTTACGTAATACAGAAACCTGGCATATACCATCTTCAAAATTTTCTGAATTCAAAGATGTTACTAAACAAATAACCTTTCCTCCGAAAATTGGACTTCCGGGCCGGGTCCGGGAAAGTGCTGAGCCTTTATGGATTGCAGATGTTGTTCATGATTCGGATTTTCTCAGAGCATCCGTTGCAGATAAAGTGGGGTTGCATGGAGCCTTTGGTTTTCCCATTATCATCGGTAGTGAAGTGCTTGGAACAATCTGCTTCTTTAACCGCGAGATAAGAAAGCCCAATAAGGGTTTGCTTAATATGATGGCGGCAATCGGCCGTCAAGTCGGTCTCTTTATCAAACATAAACTGGCAGATAATGATATCCAGAGGTTTAAAGAAAACCTTGAAGCAATCTTCAAGACTATTAGGGATGGAATTATTTTGTTAGATAGAGAACTAAAAATAGTTGAATTCAATCAATCTGCCAGAAGGATTTGTGGACTTCCTGATATTAATAAAGCCAGGGGGGAAAAGTTTGAATTACTGCATAAAAGTTGTAAAGGGGAATGTGTTGCCACCCTTAAGGAGACAACAGAAACAAAACTTCCTGCTGAAAAGATTCGCTTTGAATGTTTCAACGCTATGATGTCCAGAGTATTAGTTAGTGTTACCACGTACCCGCTTCTTGACAGCAATAAACAATTTAACGGTTGTGTCATAGTCGTGAGAGATGAAACCCAGCTTGCAGTACTTGAGAGTAGTTTGCAAGATCGTCGACAATTTCATAATATCATAGGTAAAAGTGCTGATATACAGAAAGTTTTCTCTTTGATTGAAACGTTAGCAGACATACCGACTACAGTGTTAATTACGGGAGAAAGTGGTACAGGAAAGAGGTTGGTTGCTGAGGCATTGCATTATCATGGAAAGGATAGTGGGGAAAAGCCATTTGTCGTGGTAAGTTGTTCCTCCTTGTCTGACAATTTACTGGAGAGTGAACTGTTCGGACACGTTAAGGGCTCGTTTACCGGCGCCATCAGTGATAGAGTAGGAAGATTTGAAAAGGCTGAAGGTGGCACTATCTTTCTGGATGAAATAGGAGACATATCCAGCACTATGCAATTACGTTTACTAAGGGTGCTTGAAGAAAGAGTCTTTGAAAGAGTTGGAGATTCAAAGACCATCAAATCAAATGTGAGGATAATAGCGGCTACGAACCGGGATCTGCGAATAAATGTCAGTAAGGGTAAATTCAGGGAAGACTTGTACCATAGGCTTAAAATAGTGGAATTAGCTCTTCCCCCTCTCAGGGATAGACGTGAAGACATTCCACTGTTGGTAGAGCATTTTATAGAAAAACTCAATTTGAGATTAAACAAACACGTCGAGTCTTTATCTGCAGAAGTTCAAAAAATCTTTATGAACTACACCTGGAAGGGCAACATAAGGGAACTCAATAATACTATGGAATACGCATTTATCACTTGTGGTAATACTGTCATCACGTTAGATAACCTGCCATCAGAATTTAATAGTTTGAGAGGCCGAGATAAAAGACGTATAGAAACAGGTAAAATCAACGATCGGCAGCAAGTCGTCCAGGCATTAGAAAAAGCCGGTTGGAACAAGTCCAAAGCTGCGCGATTGCTGGGCATGCATCGGGTTACACTCTACAAGGTGATGAAAAAGTTTGGTATAAAGGAATAA
- a CDS encoding c-type heme family protein, whose product MFKEFSIWAFILIIIISSSNTAAIGRELTGRSTSDFIKPGDITAETSLALAGDRARHVLYIIDDLYKLYITHTAGKYARDTETFSSIAITQEVFKMMEEKGWHKARFLSISKQPLNPESSIKDDFERDALKAIVSGEALYERFYFDVEGNDYLRAVTSVSMTTKKCAVCHTDKKIGDLIGAISYIFPLEKYLQ is encoded by the coding sequence ATGTTTAAGGAATTTAGTATATGGGCTTTTATTTTAATAATAATTATTTCCTCGTCAAATACCGCTGCAATTGGCCGTGAATTAACGGGAAGAAGTACATCTGATTTTATAAAACCTGGTGATATTACAGCTGAAACATCACTGGCTTTAGCGGGAGATAGGGCAAGGCATGTATTATATATAATTGATGATTTATATAAATTATACATCACTCATACGGCAGGAAAATATGCAAGAGACACAGAAACCTTTTCTTCCATTGCCATAACTCAAGAGGTTTTTAAGATGATGGAAGAAAAGGGCTGGCATAAGGCCAGATTTTTAAGCATTTCCAAACAGCCGTTAAACCCCGAATCCTCAATAAAAGATGATTTTGAAAGAGATGCGCTCAAGGCTATAGTATCCGGTGAGGCATTATATGAAAGGTTTTATTTTGATGTTGAAGGTAACGATTACTTAAGAGCTGTTACTAGTGTATCAATGACTACAAAAAAATGTGCAGTTTGCCATACAGACAAAAAGATAGGGGATTTGATAGGTGCAATCTCATACATCTTTCCTCTTGAAAAATACTTACAGTAA